The genomic segment CCTTATAAAGCCAGTGTTTGTATAGTACTGTGGTCCCCACAAATAGTGATTGAGTGTGGTGGTGATAATGAGAGTAACACAATTAAgattatttttctgtgtgtgtgtgtgtgtgtgtgtgtgtgttacagataatttaattaaagttattaaaaaaaaagacagaaaaatacataaaagcCAGATAAAGGAAATGTGTTGgtaacaaatcaaatgtaaagaCACAATGTCaacattattgtattttatctttttcccttataattatttattctttaaacCAATATGGTATATAATATACCAAGATGTATTGATATAATGCAGTATATGTGTTTATGACTCCTTTTACCAGCTGCATCAAGGAAGTATGGTGGCCTTCTCGTACCAGGAAGGACGTcactcttttttgtttgtttgtttgtttgtgttctgctTCAGAACACAAATGGATTCTCTGGTTGgtttgtagaaacatggcggtgcAAGATCATGGTTTCCTGGCTTTTTCTAAGGCCAGAAAAACCAAACcttttcatttgtattattttaaagtgatgataTACTTTTGTAAACATGTGTGGTATATTCAGTTTCTAACCAATATactctcctaaatgttacacacttgacTTGACCTTTAGGAGTGAGATGTGAGACtgtgtgaaaagaaagaaagaaagaaagaaaggttaacaacaaataaacagaggACTCATATCAACTTAATACAGTAGTAGACTGTATAGGCCCACTGGTGGTTCTTGGCGGTATTGCAGGTAGGCCTcagactgatttatttatttatttattttaaagggttCATTCagggttgttattattattctaaattaaaatacatactACATTATAATATCTCAAATACATTATtcagtacaaatactttgttactgtactcacaattcacatatctgtactttactttgttatttatatttctggtaacttgtacttttactccactacatttcgtctaactctctttgttactcgttactaccaaataaaatcagaagaagaagagttggtattatggtctgtatttatatagaggaattgaacccacaaccttcccgttgaaagacaactcgccatATCACTGACCCATCATGGCTCAACCCtgactcctcacttttttaatactttcccTTTTACTTccaaaacttaagtacattttatatcagaaaattactttagTACAATaaaagacttttacttcagtaatattaccaaaaaaagtgacttcaacttccacctaagtcattttctggtaacatgtCTGGTAACAAGTCGTTATCTTTTATTCAAATTGACTCCACGTCTGCAGTTTTTTCCCGGAAAAAGCCTCCTTCAGGTGGGGAGGAGGAGTGAAGGGAGCAGCCATGCAGGTGAAGGAGTAACTCAGTGTGACTGAGCTGCGGACACACAACAAAGCAGGAGACGCTGAGGGACGGACGCAGCGTCAACGACACACACGAACTCATTCTAATAACACTTTAAATCATGGCTTTGACGCAGCAGTCCGTCTTGTCCTTGCTCTTATCGGAGGGAGGACGAGTGAAGAAGTCCGACCTGGTGAGTCGCTTTAAAGGCGCAGTTGACTGCGTCGATCCCGCACAGAAAGAGCGCAACAGGGAGCTTTTCAAGACTTTCGTCAACAGCGTCGCCTTCGTCAAAGAGATCGACGGTGTCCGCTATGTTGTGATCAAGAAAGTTTACCATCATTTGCTGAACAATGTCCAGACTGAGGCGGGGAGAAGTGAAAGTGAAGAGGGCTCTAGGTCAGGTGAGCAGCAGCGCCCACCTGCGCCAGGTGTGGATCCTGGAGCTGATCGTGGACTGGAGGACACATCTGCTGCTTCTGAACCTGATCCGGATCAGGCAAATGAGGGCAGTTATGGAAACCCACTGTCTTCTATACAGCAGGCTCTGCAGAGGAGCCAACAGTCAGACTTTAAAGTGAAGAGGATGCTGAATTTTGAGATTCAGACACCAGGTGACCTTTCAACAAGGGTGAAGGTGACTGCATCCAAACCCTATGCCCTGCCTCTGAGGACGCCGCCCAGCGCCACCAGGGTGGAGGTCTGCAAACTGAAGCTGGACCCCACACAGGATCCATCCAGGAACAAGAAGAGACCTCCTTCAGTGGAGGAGAGgaccagcatcagcagcatcagcagcatcagcagcagcagcagcagctcgccTCAGCTGAGGAGGGCGTTCAAGAGCACCAAGGCGTCGgaggagacaaacagagacGCCACCATCTTTCCCCTGGAGCAGTCCGAGCACGAGTGGCTGGTGAAGTGTGCTGCCGGTCACTGGAGCCAGGTCTACGGCCTGCTGCTGAGAGACAGTCAGCTGGCCGAGAAGAGGGACTTCATGTCAGGGTTCACCGCCTTGCACTGGGCGGCCAAGTGTGGCAACAGCAACATGCTGATTAAAATCGTGGCTCTGTCCAGGAAAGGAGGCGTAGATATTGATATTAATGCCAAAACCCACGGTGGATACACTCCCCTGCACATAGCCGCGCTGCACGACCAGGAGTTCATCCTGAATCTGCTGGTGACAGAGTACGGCGCTGACGTGAGGCTCAGGGACAACTGTGGGAAGAAGGCATTCCACTATCTGCACAAAGGCATCTCCAGGGCTGTGAGAGTGATGCTGGGTGAACCTCCAGCAGTCCAGCAGGCCCAGGACCGGGTCCCGcagcaggagaaagaggagCTGGACCTCTTCCCAGATCTCTCCAAGGGTTTGCATTCAATCAGCCGCCTCTTCCAGCCTCACACGTCGGCCCACAAGAAGAAGCACAAGCACAGGCTGGGACTTTTCTCCCTGAACGAAGAGGATAGAGAGGACAGGGAGGACAGGGAGGACAGGgaggacagcagcagcttcagaaacAGATTACTGTCTGAGGTTTTCATGTGAAAAGGAACAAATTCAACAGAAATCTGTGCtgatttttaagtcttcttcaacaaagactgaaaaaataatgacttgAATCAGTTGTTTATTGAGATGATTCATTTACCTCTGGATTAGTGgagtttattgtttgtttgttttatgtcaacatgTCTGAAAACCTTTGGTCTTCCTGCAATGTCACATGCTTATGTTTCTGTAAAGTCTTTCAAAAAAACCTGCACTGTGAGATAAAACCAGCAGGTAGCAGCACAAGAAAGACGTTTGTCCTATTTATTAGGCTTTAACATCGACTTTCTGCAAAGTGAACATCCATGAAAtgctttatttttcctctgatGAATCAGTGCTAACAGGAAATACATTTATAACAAAGAACTCTTTCTTTGTTCCCGAT from the Solea solea chromosome 4, fSolSol10.1, whole genome shotgun sequence genome contains:
- the LOC131458476 gene encoding ankyrin repeat domain-containing protein SOWAHA-like is translated as MALTQQSVLSLLLSEGGRVKKSDLVSRFKGAVDCVDPAQKERNRELFKTFVNSVAFVKEIDGVRYVVIKKVYHHLLNNVQTEAGRSESEEGSRSGEQQRPPAPGVDPGADRGLEDTSAASEPDPDQANEGSYGNPLSSIQQALQRSQQSDFKVKRMLNFEIQTPGDLSTRVKVTASKPYALPLRTPPSATRVEVCKLKLDPTQDPSRNKKRPPSVEERTSISSISSISSSSSSSPQLRRAFKSTKASEETNRDATIFPLEQSEHEWLVKCAAGHWSQVYGLLLRDSQLAEKRDFMSGFTALHWAAKCGNSNMLIKIVALSRKGGVDIDINAKTHGGYTPLHIAALHDQEFILNLLVTEYGADVRLRDNCGKKAFHYLHKGISRAVRVMLGEPPAVQQAQDRVPQQEKEELDLFPDLSKGLHSISRLFQPHTSAHKKKHKHRLGLFSLNEEDREDREDREDREDSSSFRNRLLSEVFM